One Sanguibacter sp. HDW7 DNA window includes the following coding sequences:
- a CDS encoding vancomycin high temperature exclusion protein produces MTTPVDLAPVAVRPRRRVPRTLVVAVCAWVVAVALPVVVVQVSGRQHVVDLADAPPRTVALVLGAGLRPDGSPSTYLARRLDAAVNLYERRVVRGVLVSGDSSTVGYDEPTAMKDYLVRQGVPADVVRQDFAGLDTHDSAVRARAVFGVRDAIVVTQDYHLPRAVFSARAAGIDAVGVAVSSESVTPEQLATWKARDLLASWKAAVDALVGRKPARPWSDEPGVADVLAGR; encoded by the coding sequence ATGACCACGCCCGTCGACCTCGCGCCCGTCGCGGTACGTCCGCGTCGCCGTGTGCCCCGCACGCTCGTCGTCGCCGTGTGCGCTTGGGTCGTCGCGGTCGCCCTGCCCGTCGTCGTCGTCCAGGTGAGCGGACGGCAGCACGTCGTCGATCTCGCCGACGCGCCTCCGCGCACCGTTGCGCTCGTGCTCGGGGCCGGGCTGCGGCCCGACGGCTCCCCGTCGACGTACCTCGCGCGACGGCTCGACGCGGCCGTCAACCTCTACGAACGCAGGGTCGTGCGCGGCGTGCTCGTCTCGGGGGACTCCTCGACCGTCGGCTACGACGAGCCGACCGCCATGAAGGACTACCTCGTGCGCCAGGGCGTGCCCGCGGACGTCGTCCGGCAGGACTTCGCCGGGCTCGACACGCACGACTCCGCCGTGCGTGCGCGCGCCGTCTTCGGCGTCCGGGACGCGATCGTCGTCACGCAGGACTACCACCTGCCGCGCGCCGTGTTCTCCGCGCGTGCCGCGGGGATCGACGCCGTCGGCGTCGCCGTGTCCTCGGAGTCCGTGACCCCTGAGCAGCTCGCGACGTGGAAGGCACGCGACCTGCTCGCGTCGTGGAAGGCCGCGGTCGACGCCCTCGTCGGGCGCAAGCCCGCGCGCCCGTGGTCCGACGAGCCGGGCGTCGCCGACGTCCTCGCCGGTCGGTAG